One genomic segment of Desulfocapsa sulfexigens DSM 10523 includes these proteins:
- a CDS encoding bacteriohemerythrin codes for MSQIKWSDSMSVNNAVLDAQHKEWIAIYNRMDNILLHGELGQLDNAVIDAFKAMQEYASYHFRQEEEYMEEIGYPDRVMHKRMHTDFDDQLYNYSKEIRRGDLVLGTEVMSILKNWLLNHIMREDQQYCVFLTQKEADA; via the coding sequence ATGAGTCAGATAAAATGGAGCGATTCAATGAGTGTCAACAATGCTGTACTTGATGCCCAGCATAAAGAATGGATCGCAATTTATAATAGAATGGACAACATCCTCCTTCATGGAGAGCTTGGTCAACTGGACAATGCTGTTATTGATGCTTTTAAGGCGATGCAGGAATATGCCAGTTATCACTTCCGGCAGGAAGAAGAGTATATGGAAGAGATTGGTTACCCTGACCGGGTGATGCACAAGAGGATGCATACAGATTTTGACGATCAGCTCTATAATTATAGCAAAGAGATTCGGAGGGGGGATTTGGTTTTAGGCACCGAGGTGATGAGCATCCTCAAAAACTGGCTGTTGAACCATATTATGCGTGAAGACCAGCAATATTGTGTCTTTTTGACTCAGAAGGAAGCCGATGCTTAA
- a CDS encoding ABC transporter ATP-binding protein, which translates to MSEYAIKASKLSRNFGNLKAIKELDLEVERGLIYGFLGPNGCGKTTAIRLLTGLLKPSSGEIQVLGLKLPQDAEKLRLHIGYMTQKFSLYDDLTVKENLQFVAKIYSLSGNLRKKRIDELLNIYGLDQRTNQLAGSMSGGQKQRLGLAAATLHKPELLFLDEPTSAVDPENRREFWEQLFDLSDQGISILVSTHYMDEAERCHKLAILEAGNKRADGSPDELMRQMGAHVVEIASSNLRQLKQELVMLPDVISAAQLGAQLRVLVKKSIPDPVKFLSRQKSVNPEANLSVVRPSLEDVFVTCTGRGRQ; encoded by the coding sequence ATGAGCGAATATGCAATAAAGGCTTCAAAGTTAAGTCGAAATTTTGGGAACCTGAAAGCAATAAAAGAGCTGGATCTCGAGGTTGAAAGAGGCCTGATTTATGGTTTTCTAGGTCCCAATGGCTGTGGTAAAACCACAGCCATTCGTTTGTTGACCGGCTTATTGAAACCCAGTTCTGGCGAAATTCAGGTTTTAGGATTGAAGCTTCCACAGGATGCAGAAAAACTCCGCCTCCATATTGGTTATATGACCCAGAAGTTCTCTCTCTATGATGACTTGACAGTAAAAGAAAATTTACAATTTGTCGCAAAAATATATAGTCTGTCTGGTAATTTACGAAAGAAACGCATAGATGAACTGTTGAATATCTATGGCCTGGATCAAAGAACAAATCAGCTGGCTGGAAGTATGAGTGGTGGGCAGAAGCAACGTCTTGGCCTGGCTGCTGCTACATTGCATAAACCTGAGTTATTGTTTTTAGATGAGCCCACTTCGGCTGTTGATCCTGAAAATCGTCGTGAGTTTTGGGAGCAGTTATTTGACTTGAGTGATCAAGGTATCAGTATACTGGTTTCGACTCATTATATGGATGAAGCTGAACGTTGTCATAAATTGGCGATATTAGAGGCGGGTAATAAGCGTGCAGATGGATCGCCAGATGAGTTAATGCGGCAGATGGGGGCACATGTCGTAGAAATAGCCTCATCAAACCTTAGGCAGCTAAAACAGGAATTGGTGATGTTGCCCGATGTGATTTCTGCTGCCCAGCTTGGAGCACAATTACGAGTTCTGGTCAAAAAAAGCATTCCAGATCCGGTGAAGTTTTTATCCCGACAAAAGAGTGTTAACCCGGAAGCAAATCTGTCCGTAGTCAGACCAAGCCTGGAAGATGTATTCGTTACCTGTACCGGCAGGGGGAGACAGTGA
- a CDS encoding nickel/cobalt transporter → MMAGKTNIAFSVLFFVVLFGGTEAVQQVEAHPLGGVLQKTVLSDLTNAVLIEYNTHIGSEVVLTLHPDKNFDGALDEKETAQFLDRVNYLLLGNITCRVGKRELALQEMNRQLTLEDPADFKNGLNVQFTWRVSLMEDGKLPKGLFSIKDNNFRAGELNRLNYFVTVLGDSGQTTLADEGRELIWDLAALRLVSQDSYLPPPSFQAVGVTTGTTNNEGETGKETDALKALFPASNGSYGLYLLGLFSAFILGSFHALSPGHGKSMVAAYLLGSQGRIIDAINLGLVVTATHVFSVIVLGLLALTLSRYTLSQNFFPWLGVASGALVFLTGYFILARMAFATSHHHEHHHDNPIEKTYDHSLKEVVSLGIAGGLAPCPSAIVVLLFAISVNRIATGLLIILSFSLGLAVVLILIGILSVTASRRITGFGSNVGWIKRLPVFSAGIIMVLGVIIGLNALRQAGILTLTF, encoded by the coding sequence ATGATGGCTGGTAAAACGAACATAGCGTTTTCGGTGCTCTTCTTTGTTGTCCTTTTTGGGGGCACCGAGGCTGTCCAGCAGGTTGAAGCCCATCCTTTGGGCGGAGTGCTACAAAAAACCGTGCTCTCTGATCTCACTAACGCCGTTCTGATAGAATACAACACCCATATTGGATCGGAAGTGGTATTGACTTTGCATCCAGACAAAAATTTTGACGGGGCCCTGGACGAGAAAGAAACGGCTCAATTCCTCGATCGTGTCAATTATCTTCTTCTTGGAAATATTACCTGTCGGGTGGGAAAGAGAGAACTTGCGCTCCAGGAGATGAACAGACAGCTAACCCTCGAAGATCCTGCAGATTTTAAAAACGGTCTGAACGTTCAATTTACCTGGCGTGTTTCGTTGATGGAAGACGGCAAGTTACCCAAGGGCCTTTTCAGCATTAAAGACAACAACTTCAGGGCGGGCGAGTTGAACCGACTCAATTACTTTGTGACTGTCCTGGGTGATAGCGGCCAAACGACCCTTGCCGATGAGGGACGGGAACTGATCTGGGACCTGGCTGCCCTAAGACTGGTATCTCAGGACTCGTACCTTCCCCCCCCTTCTTTTCAGGCTGTCGGAGTAACAACCGGAACGACGAACAATGAAGGAGAAACCGGCAAGGAAACAGACGCTCTCAAGGCTCTATTTCCTGCCTCGAATGGAAGCTACGGTCTCTACCTGCTTGGGCTGTTTTCCGCCTTTATTCTAGGATCTTTTCATGCTTTGAGTCCTGGCCATGGCAAATCCATGGTAGCGGCATATCTTTTGGGTTCGCAGGGCCGAATCATCGATGCCATAAACTTGGGTCTTGTTGTAACGGCGACACACGTCTTCTCCGTTATTGTTCTCGGCTTACTTGCTCTGACCTTGTCACGCTATACGTTGTCGCAAAACTTTTTCCCCTGGCTCGGAGTTGCCTCAGGGGCTCTTGTCTTTCTGACCGGGTATTTTATATTGGCAAGGATGGCATTTGCCACAAGTCACCATCACGAGCACCATCACGATAATCCTATTGAAAAAACTTATGATCATTCGCTGAAAGAGGTCGTCTCCCTGGGAATTGCAGGCGGTCTTGCTCCCTGTCCCAGTGCCATCGTAGTTCTGTTGTTTGCTATTTCCGTCAATCGTATTGCAACGGGTCTTCTGATAATTCTGAGTTTCAGCCTGGGGCTTGCTGTCGTGCTTATTCTCATCGGTATATTGTCGGTTACTGCCTCCAGGCGTATTACAGGGTTTGGTTCCAATGTCGGCTGGATTAAGCGTCTTCCGGTCTTCAGTGCCGGTATCATCATGGTGCTTGGCGTTATTATCGGCTTGAATGCGTTGAGGCAAGCCGGTATCTTAACCTTAACCTTCTGA
- a CDS encoding methyl-accepting chemotaxis protein: protein MQETLIGFGLIGFVFGLVSFFNSRRMVTQVRTVTQNTKALAKGNLTQDSLQANQGKHSPLKIAFTELCGSWGQTFRNVQGNISTLGATSGVMSSASDELTDSTKELYELTDSVAVAAEEMSSNMNAVAASMEQSNTNVSMVAAATEEMTSTINEIADNSGRARSITQEAVIEAEKASLSVGQLSQASQEINKVTTAIEEISKQTNLLALNATIEAARAGEAGKGFAVVANEIKDLAKQTHESTQDIKKQIDGIQQTTMEAVRRISTISQTIISVSDLVQTIAISVEQQATASVEISTNISQASIGMQEISENISQASVVNQQVTKDIVTVKDTTDQITNRCLEVKAYAHELNELSHTMSDSVGHIDIGPPLFDIGLIKTAHLNWKIQLEAVLEGRKTMHVDQVSDHHNCALGQWYDTIQGEFTTSPLFKKIESPHKAVHATAKEIVSLYNQKKTKAAQAKLENFEAARKELFRLLDELYLS, encoded by the coding sequence GTGCAGGAAACATTAATTGGCTTCGGTCTTATTGGATTTGTTTTTGGGCTTGTTTCTTTTTTCAATTCACGCCGCATGGTAACGCAGGTGAGGACTGTGACCCAAAACACTAAGGCTCTCGCAAAGGGAAATTTAACTCAGGATAGCTTACAGGCTAACCAGGGAAAACATTCACCTCTTAAAATAGCCTTCACTGAACTCTGTGGAAGCTGGGGGCAAACGTTTCGCAATGTGCAGGGCAATATATCCACTTTAGGTGCGACTTCTGGAGTAATGAGTAGCGCATCCGATGAATTAACCGACAGTACCAAAGAATTGTATGAACTCACAGACAGCGTCGCTGTGGCTGCTGAAGAAATGAGTTCCAATATGAATGCTGTTGCTGCTTCAATGGAGCAATCAAATACGAATGTTTCCATGGTTGCAGCAGCAACTGAAGAAATGACTTCAACGATAAACGAAATTGCTGATAACTCGGGCAGGGCACGTTCGATCACCCAAGAGGCTGTTATAGAGGCGGAGAAGGCATCGTTGAGTGTTGGACAACTCAGTCAAGCTAGCCAGGAAATAAACAAGGTCACAACTGCAATAGAGGAAATTTCCAAACAGACCAATTTGCTCGCCCTCAACGCAACCATTGAAGCAGCACGGGCAGGTGAAGCAGGTAAGGGCTTTGCAGTGGTCGCCAACGAAATAAAAGATCTCGCTAAACAGACCCATGAATCAACGCAGGACATCAAAAAACAGATTGACGGGATACAGCAAACGACAATGGAGGCAGTGAGGCGTATCAGCACGATTTCGCAAACGATTATATCTGTGAGCGATTTAGTGCAAACAATTGCGATATCTGTTGAACAGCAGGCAACTGCAAGTGTTGAAATTTCAACTAATATTTCTCAGGCGTCCATAGGTATGCAGGAGATCAGTGAAAACATTTCTCAAGCCTCGGTGGTTAATCAACAAGTAACAAAAGATATCGTTACTGTAAAAGACACCACTGATCAGATTACCAATCGCTGCCTGGAGGTGAAGGCATATGCGCATGAGCTCAATGAGTTGTCTCACACAATGAGTGACTCTGTCGGCCATATTGATATTGGCCCACCGCTTTTTGATATCGGTCTCATAAAAACAGCCCACCTCAACTGGAAGATTCAGCTTGAAGCAGTTCTGGAGGGACGGAAAACTATGCATGTCGACCAGGTAAGCGATCACCATAACTGCGCATTAGGGCAATGGTATGATACAATTCAGGGGGAATTTACTACAAGCCCACTTTTCAAAAAGATTGAATCCCCTCACAAAGCGGTACATGCCACTGCCAAGGAAATCGTCAGTCTTTACAACCAGAAAAAAACAAAAGCAGCCCAGGCAAAACTGGAGAATTTTGAAGCAGCCAGGAAAGAGCTTTTCAGATTACTTGATGAACTGTATCTCTCTTGA
- a CDS encoding HlyD family secretion protein — translation MRYFLLLIFISLTACDSRPQNIALGTLERDRIAHTATTNEIVVALPVLQGSEVKKGTLLVKLDDTLQQTQVSKAEAEVAQAEANLEKLRNGARLEEVAAARAKVEGAKAVLVENEANYERSLKLIKYSVISQATLESALASRDSSLASLQSAQEELHELTSGTREEDLRAAEARLDAVIASLAGEKKKLADLSVRATRDGLLDDLPWNLGERVTAGSPLAIVLAGKAPFARIYVPEPYRVKVKVGDTLVVHVDGLEKTLNGKLRWIATEPAFTPYYALNQEERSRLMYLAEVQLQDSEAYLPNGVPAQVELP, via the coding sequence GTGCGTTATTTTCTCCTTCTCATTTTTATATCGCTTACGGCCTGTGACAGCCGTCCCCAAAATATCGCTCTGGGTACATTGGAGAGAGACCGTATTGCTCATACAGCCACAACTAATGAAATTGTGGTGGCATTGCCAGTTTTGCAGGGCAGTGAAGTGAAAAAAGGTACTCTCCTGGTAAAGCTGGATGACACCCTGCAACAGACGCAGGTCAGCAAGGCTGAAGCAGAGGTTGCTCAAGCTGAAGCGAATCTTGAAAAATTACGCAACGGCGCCCGACTGGAAGAAGTTGCGGCCGCAAGGGCTAAAGTTGAAGGGGCAAAAGCAGTGCTGGTTGAAAATGAAGCGAATTATGAACGTTCACTGAAACTGATAAAATACAGCGTAATCAGCCAGGCCACTCTGGAAAGTGCATTGGCATCGCGTGATTCCAGCCTTGCAAGTTTGCAGAGTGCTCAGGAGGAATTGCATGAGTTAACAAGTGGTACACGCGAGGAGGACTTGCGTGCAGCCGAGGCTCGTTTGGATGCCGTTATTGCAAGCTTGGCAGGTGAAAAGAAAAAGTTAGCTGACTTAAGCGTCAGGGCTACCCGGGATGGGCTCCTTGATGATCTTCCCTGGAATCTTGGAGAACGGGTAACTGCAGGTAGTCCTCTGGCAATAGTCCTTGCAGGTAAGGCTCCTTTTGCCCGAATTTATGTTCCCGAACCTTACCGCGTAAAAGTAAAAGTCGGAGACACCTTAGTTGTACATGTTGACGGTCTTGAAAAAACACTCAATGGCAAATTGCGCTGGATTGCAACTGAACCCGCCTTTACACCTTACTACGCGCTAAATCAGGAAGAACGTTCACGTCTGATGTATTTAGCGGAAGTACAATTACAAGACAGTGAAGCCTATCTACCTAATGGGGTGCCTGCACAAGTAGAGCTACCATGA
- a CDS encoding EAL domain-containing protein, translating into MAESTPIQKCKEKKIPERSLRLLMGRLKIDQNRYGIKKKLIFVICLFLTVLLGLIALFTSYYFRQATRTLLLEQQTLLVSTMAHELDEYITSTQDVLVQFSKKFSPTVFADPQADRNFLENHDLQKKLFSYGLFLLDDQGTPVFFNGKISYVAGPEFFSDIFSATRKSNKPCIFMPKLCPVTQHPIVIMTALFYDKNGKVKGVVGGVIDLLGEQNVFSNLLTMKIGKTGYPYLFAPDRTMILHPVASRIMKKDVEPGKNILFDRALTGFEGAGETVNSRGLHTFVAFKHLESTGWILAINYPVADAFSSIRSYFVYFLVGMITILLLSTLLALRIADKIIKPLLELTAQAEKISRITQHSTLTTDLTLFQQYSGEIGTLATAFNTMLQQLQQRMSEFELNLQVVFDHTDKGIIIHDQEGRILAANLPAQHLFDCDESTMSSLTVLDLSAESVDKHAALSQIIQRIQDGETLILPWRCQRLADRSKFDAEIYYTPIIWNNEPVLMGMIEDITEKKEQNALIHRLSTALEQSANVIVITDRDGVIEYVNPSMEEITGYSVAEVIGKTPRILKSGTHPPEFYEELWATIKAGKSWRGEICNKHKDGHFIWESTVITPIIENQKITHFVAIKEDISQRKIHEQELYRQANYDKLTGLPNRNLLNTYFNDIMADFTTGSEKLVLMLMDLDDFKTVNDSLGHSVGDSLLQAVGERLKDCIYQEDMLVRMGGDEFVIVPRHICTNDHIEAMASHVLDSFIAPFDLQEQEVFITASIGIAVFPEDGETLEELLRNVDSAMYQSKNKGRNTVERYSGRLSEALNEKLRLTAMLRRALEQKEYLLYYQPQQELATGKVECFEALLRWQPQSEAMIFPDKFIPILEETGMIVSVGEWVLREVCFQVTCWQTKGIAIQHASVNVSLRQFQRPDIVKELLSIVTESGVDPSIICLELTESIMMDNFRENLHKLQALRTAGFSVSIDDFGTGYSSLNYLRRMQIQELKIDRSFINALSEDTTLVNAILGMARGLGLRIVAEGVETEEQKSFLRAHNCEFMQGYLLSRPLPAEQFEAFILSLGAATTDNPQQLKKNVKISR; encoded by the coding sequence ATGGCTGAGAGCACCCCGATACAGAAGTGTAAAGAGAAAAAAATCCCGGAAAGAAGCCTGCGTCTTCTTATGGGCAGGCTCAAGATCGATCAAAATCGATACGGGATCAAAAAGAAATTAATTTTCGTTATCTGCCTGTTCCTGACGGTCCTGCTTGGGCTGATTGCTCTTTTTACCTCTTATTATTTCAGGCAGGCCACCCGTACCCTGCTCCTGGAGCAGCAAACTCTTCTTGTGTCAACCATGGCTCACGAATTGGATGAGTATATTACCTCAACTCAGGATGTGCTGGTACAGTTCTCAAAGAAATTCTCCCCGACTGTTTTTGCAGACCCTCAGGCTGATAGGAATTTTTTGGAGAATCATGACTTACAAAAAAAGCTTTTTTCATACGGTTTGTTTCTGCTTGATGACCAGGGAACCCCCGTTTTTTTCAATGGTAAGATATCTTATGTGGCGGGGCCTGAATTTTTCAGCGACATTTTCAGCGCAACCCGTAAAAGTAATAAACCGTGCATCTTTATGCCAAAACTGTGCCCTGTAACTCAGCATCCCATCGTCATAATGACCGCTCTTTTCTACGATAAGAACGGAAAGGTCAAAGGAGTGGTGGGCGGTGTGATAGATCTGCTGGGCGAGCAGAATGTTTTTAGCAATCTGTTAACTATGAAAATTGGAAAAACGGGTTATCCTTACCTGTTTGCGCCGGATCGAACCATGATCCTGCATCCTGTTGCATCCCGCATCATGAAAAAAGATGTTGAACCTGGGAAAAACATACTGTTTGACCGGGCTCTTACCGGGTTTGAGGGAGCGGGGGAAACCGTGAACTCCAGAGGACTGCATACATTCGTCGCCTTCAAACATCTCGAGAGTACCGGCTGGATATTGGCGATCAATTATCCCGTTGCCGATGCTTTCTCATCTATCCGGTCGTATTTTGTTTATTTCCTTGTGGGAATGATCACGATTTTGCTCTTGAGCACCCTGCTGGCCCTTAGAATTGCTGATAAAATTATCAAGCCGCTACTTGAACTCACGGCTCAAGCAGAGAAGATCAGTCGTATCACACAACACAGTACACTTACCACAGATTTAACTCTTTTTCAGCAGTACAGCGGTGAAATAGGCACGCTGGCAACAGCTTTCAATACAATGTTGCAGCAGTTACAGCAGCGAATGTCCGAGTTTGAGCTAAATCTGCAGGTGGTTTTTGATCACACGGATAAAGGTATTATCATTCATGACCAAGAGGGCAGGATCCTGGCAGCGAACCTTCCAGCCCAACATCTCTTTGACTGTGACGAGTCTACGATGTCTTCTCTGACAGTGCTGGATCTGTCTGCTGAAAGCGTTGACAAACATGCTGCTTTATCTCAGATAATACAACGAATTCAGGACGGAGAAACCCTTATTCTCCCCTGGCGTTGCCAAAGATTGGCCGATAGAAGTAAATTTGATGCCGAAATATATTATACTCCTATCATCTGGAATAATGAGCCCGTTTTAATGGGGATGATTGAGGACATAACCGAGAAAAAGGAACAAAATGCCCTGATCCATCGTCTTTCTACTGCTCTTGAGCAGAGTGCCAATGTCATCGTTATTACTGACAGAGATGGTGTAATTGAATATGTCAATCCCAGTATGGAGGAGATAACTGGTTACAGTGTTGCTGAGGTCATTGGTAAAACACCACGAATACTCAAGTCAGGGACACACCCACCTGAATTCTATGAGGAACTTTGGGCAACAATTAAAGCCGGAAAATCCTGGCGAGGCGAGATCTGCAACAAACATAAAGACGGCCATTTCATCTGGGAGAGTACTGTCATTACCCCTATTATTGAAAATCAAAAAATCACTCACTTTGTAGCGATAAAAGAAGATATAAGCCAGCGCAAGATTCATGAACAGGAACTCTATCGTCAAGCTAATTATGACAAACTGACCGGGCTTCCCAATCGTAATCTTCTCAATACATATTTTAATGATATCATGGCTGATTTCACGACGGGCTCCGAGAAACTTGTCCTTATGCTGATGGATCTGGATGATTTTAAAACTGTTAATGATTCACTGGGGCACTCCGTTGGCGACTCCCTCCTGCAAGCTGTAGGCGAGCGGTTAAAAGACTGTATATACCAAGAGGATATGCTTGTCAGAATGGGGGGAGATGAATTTGTCATAGTTCCACGGCATATATGTACCAATGACCATATAGAGGCCATGGCGTCCCATGTTCTGGATAGTTTTATTGCACCGTTTGATCTCCAGGAGCAGGAAGTATTTATCACGGCCAGTATAGGGATAGCTGTATTTCCCGAGGATGGGGAAACATTGGAGGAACTCTTGCGCAATGTTGATTCCGCCATGTATCAGTCCAAAAACAAGGGACGCAATACTGTGGAGCGCTACAGTGGGCGGTTAAGCGAGGCTTTAAACGAAAAGCTGCGCTTAACAGCTATGCTGCGACGTGCCCTGGAACAGAAGGAATACCTTCTGTACTACCAGCCACAGCAGGAGCTGGCAACGGGCAAGGTAGAGTGTTTTGAAGCATTATTACGTTGGCAGCCACAAAGTGAGGCGATGATTTTTCCCGATAAATTTATTCCTATTCTTGAAGAAACGGGCATGATCGTGTCTGTGGGAGAATGGGTGCTACGGGAGGTGTGTTTCCAGGTGACGTGTTGGCAAACAAAAGGTATTGCCATTCAACATGCCTCGGTGAATGTTTCACTCAGACAGTTTCAGCGGCCTGATATCGTAAAAGAGTTGCTCTCTATTGTCACTGAGAGCGGCGTTGATCCTTCTATTATCTGTCTTGAGCTTACAGAGAGCATAATGATGGATAATTTCAGAGAAAACCTGCATAAATTGCAAGCATTACGAACGGCTGGGTTTTCTGTTTCTATTGACGATTTTGGCACAGGTTACTCGTCTTTAAATTATCTGCGGCGCATGCAGATTCAGGAGTTGAAGATTGACCGTTCATTTATCAATGCGTTATCAGAAGACACAACTCTGGTAAACGCCATCCTCGGTATGGCCCGAGGTCTTGGGTTGAGGATTGTGGCGGAAGGTGTGGAAACCGAGGAACAGAAAAGTTTTCTAAGAGCTCATAACTGCGAATTCATGCAAGGATACCTGCTGAGTCGTCCACTTCCGGCTGAACAATTTGAGGCCTTTATCCTTTCCCTTGGGGCTGCGACAACCGACAACCCGCAACAACTTAAAAAAAACGTTAAAATTAGCAGATGA
- a CDS encoding methyl-accepting chemotaxis protein, translated as MDATIEAARAGEAGKGFSVVANEIKELAKQTAAATGEISAKVHSIQGSTNPTVKQIQQITQVIGEVSAVVASIVTAVEEKSTTTTEIAESISQASIGIQEVTENVAQVSIIAGDVAQDIAEVNQASESISQGSSDVKVKSGELSSLATQLQGLVSRFCL; from the coding sequence TTGGATGCCACCATTGAGGCTGCCAGGGCTGGAGAGGCCGGAAAGGGTTTTTCGGTGGTAGCCAATGAAATCAAAGAACTGGCCAAGCAGACAGCGGCTGCAACCGGTGAGATTTCCGCAAAGGTTCATTCGATCCAGGGTTCCACCAATCCCACGGTTAAACAGATCCAGCAGATTACTCAGGTCATTGGGGAGGTTAGTGCAGTTGTCGCTTCCATTGTTACTGCTGTTGAGGAAAAATCAACAACAACCACAGAGATAGCGGAGAGTATCAGTCAAGCCTCGATTGGTATCCAGGAAGTGACTGAAAATGTTGCTCAGGTATCAATTATTGCTGGTGATGTGGCCCAGGATATCGCCGAAGTCAACCAGGCATCCGAATCCATCTCTCAAGGGAGTAGTGATGTAAAGGTAAAATCTGGAGAACTTAGTTCTCTTGCAACACAACTGCAAGGACTGGTCAGCCGCTTTTGCTTGTGA
- a CDS encoding GTP pyrophosphokinase, which produces MPSLDFEKEKQRFLNYASDNIELLRNAESSFSTLIKSLLATSSELSASTVTSRVKGLEECISKFSRKYQSELEEEKKEYEIKDYITDLIGIRIICLYEKNIQEIGKILMDNLCLIDSTDKSRLLEQTENSFGYKGLHLDLKLDSTREIMPEYRIYKDINFEVQIRTIIQDAWSVLDHKIKYKKSIPHVLKRRINSLAALFETADREFFSIREETEKLEKITKEKINTNENETLNVFHFEKIAEQYFPEFHFSSRKIDALVDEILNHKKITEVYFKKLIKQNIETVLNYEEFLKGQHLLTPYTIIRHTLYYGDKKAFTRILYEYQRKAFDKWLENQ; this is translated from the coding sequence ATGCCTTCTTTAGATTTTGAAAAAGAAAAACAAAGGTTTCTCAATTACGCTAGTGACAATATCGAATTGTTACGTAACGCTGAATCGTCATTTTCGACTCTAATTAAATCACTCCTGGCCACCTCTTCAGAACTCTCTGCATCAACCGTTACATCTCGCGTCAAAGGTCTCGAAGAATGCATCAGTAAATTTTCAAGAAAATACCAGTCAGAACTTGAAGAAGAAAAAAAAGAATATGAAATTAAAGATTATATAACTGATTTAATTGGCATAAGAATCATCTGTCTTTATGAAAAAAATATTCAAGAAATTGGAAAAATCCTGATGGATAATTTGTGTCTAATTGATTCAACAGACAAATCTCGACTACTGGAACAAACAGAAAATTCTTTTGGCTACAAAGGCTTACATCTAGATCTAAAGCTTGATTCAACAAGAGAAATTATGCCTGAGTACCGTATTTATAAAGACATAAATTTTGAGGTACAAATACGGACAATTATACAGGATGCCTGGAGCGTTCTTGATCATAAAATTAAATATAAGAAATCAATACCACATGTGCTAAAGCGCAGGATAAACAGTCTTGCAGCTCTTTTTGAGACAGCCGACAGAGAATTTTTCAGTATTCGTGAAGAAACAGAAAAACTTGAGAAGATTACCAAGGAAAAAATCAACACCAACGAAAATGAGACATTAAACGTTTTCCATTTTGAAAAGATTGCAGAACAGTATTTCCCTGAATTTCATTTTTCATCACGAAAAATTGATGCCCTCGTTGATGAAATATTGAATCACAAAAAAATTACGGAAGTGTATTTTAAGAAACTCATTAAACAAAATATAGAAACAGTACTTAACTACGAAGAGTTTCTTAAAGGCCAGCATCTTCTGACACCGTATACAATAATACGGCACACCCTATACTATGGGGATAAAAAGGCATTTACTCGTATACTTTATGAGTACCAAAGAAAGGCATTTGACAAATGGCTTGAAAACCAATGA
- a CDS encoding 2Fe-2S iron-sulfur cluster-binding protein: MVKSYTVTILNHDLKVSCQRGYSLLNNFLINNAPIHTTCGGHANCGCCRIRILEGEKGLTQPNEREVKRLGKDLISQGWRLSCQTHSLRDITVHMPTSNELDPECSKK; the protein is encoded by the coding sequence ATGGTCAAATCTTATACCGTAACCATACTTAATCATGATTTGAAGGTTTCCTGTCAACGAGGTTACAGCCTGTTGAACAATTTCCTGATAAATAATGCTCCTATCCATACAACCTGTGGTGGCCATGCTAACTGTGGATGTTGCCGGATAAGGATTTTGGAAGGAGAAAAAGGATTAACCCAGCCAAACGAACGAGAAGTGAAACGACTCGGTAAAGATCTTATCTCACAAGGTTGGAGACTTTCATGCCAAACACACAGTTTGCGTGATATTACAGTTCACATGCCAACAAGTAATGAGTTGGATCCAGAGTGTTCAAAAAAGTAG